Proteins from one Triticum aestivum cultivar Chinese Spring chromosome 7A, IWGSC CS RefSeq v2.1, whole genome shotgun sequence genomic window:
- the LOC123152848 gene encoding protein FAR1-RELATED SEQUENCE 5-like, whose protein sequence is MERLAYAIKRDECSEDVELALDLFKELQSNSSNFFYSVQVDKACRVKNIFWSHAVSRRNFQAFGDVVTFDTTYKTNSYNMPFAPFVGVNNHFQSILFGCALLRDETVESFNWLFSTFRKCMNGKEPQCILTDNCQQMAASIKKVFPKASHRVCKWHILKKVRENCGNIYSTRETFKEDFHRVLTQMLTVDEFEGAWKELIFEYKLEDCVYLKQMWDIREKWAFPYFGQLFYAGMTTTQRSESVNYVLKRFVMPASSMNGFVKKYERFFIDRLQMEDYEGFHTKHDKVVMKTRSPLERHASKVYTHGVFNLFVEQLSENV, encoded by the exons ATGGAGAGGCTAGCTTATGCTATCAAGAGGGATGAGTGCAGTGAAGATGTAGAGCTGGCCCTTGATCTTTTCAAAGAGTTGCAGAGCAATTCCAGCAATTTTTTCTATAGTGTGCAGGTTGACAAGGCATGCCGTGTGAAGAATATATTCTGGTCTCATGCTGTATCAAGGAGGAATTTTCAGGCCTTTGGcgatgttgtgacgtttgatactaCATATAAGACTAATAGTTACAACATGCCATTTGCTCCGTTCGTAGGAGTGAATAATCATTTTCAGAGCATATTGTTTGGGTGTGCATTGCTTAGAGATGAGACAGTTGAGTCTTTCAATTGGTTGTTCTCTACGTTCAGGAAGTGCATGAATGGAAAGGAGCCGCAGTGCATACTTACCG ATAATTGCCAACAGATGGCCGCCTCTATTAAAAAAGTTTTTCCAAAAGCGTCTCATCGTGTTTGCAAGTGGCATATACTTAAGAAGGTGAGGGAAAATTGTGGAAATATCTACAGCACTAGAGAAACATTCAAAGAAGACTTTCATAGGGTGTTAACTCAGATGTTGACCGTAGATGAGTTTGAGGGGGCATGGAAGGAATTAATTTTCGAGTATAAGCTGGAAGATTGTGTGTATCTGAAGCAGATGTGGGATATCAGGGAAAAGTGGGCATTTCCTTATTTTGGGCAGTTGTTCTATGCTGGAATGACAACTACACAGAGGAGCGAGTCAGTTAATTATGTCTTGAAAAGGTTTGTTATGCCGGCCTCTTCGATGAATGGTTTCGTAAAGAAGTACGAGAGATTCTTCATAGACAGATTACAGATGGAAGATTATGAGGGATTTCATACTAAACAC GACAAAGTTGTTATGAAGACTAGATCACCATTGGAAAGACATGCTTCAAAGGTATATACTCATGGTGTATTCAACTTATTTGTGGAGCAGCTATCGGAAA ATGTTTGA